The DNA window TCAACTATACAATCAGGTATTTGGTTTCTGCCAGTGGCTGAACGAACAGGCATCTAAACTCTGTTCGTAGACCACATGTCAAGGCATTTCGTTGAAGGACATACAAAACAACACGAAGGCTATAAGTCGACTGCATATACGGAGAGCTGACCTCGTCTATCATGAATCAACAAAAATCACACCGCAATCTCAGAAGACCGGGCGGAACTAGGCTTGCAGTCGCCATGTAGATCACGCAAACAAAGCGTTGCCACTTCGAGTCAAAAAAGAGCTCACCGATCTCGTCTCCGGTCTGTGATAGAGAAGAAATTCTGTAAAGGCCGTTGTGTTGTGTGGAAAGGTCCCATATGTGTTTGTGACAGACACAACGGCTTGAGAAGAAAGATTTCCCCCGGGAAACCCGAGAAAGGAGAAGTAAGATACCGCCTCGTGTGATATAAGCGAGAAAAGGACAATCAAAGTCTCATAAATGGAATCACTATCAACTCCAGGCAGAGCTTGGCAGAAGGCATTTAGAATGAAGATCATCTGAGAATAGATATACTATCCAAGTGGGTATTGTTATTTATAAGTGATCGACATACTATTCAAGTGAGACAAGTGAAGATCATACACATGGTTCAATTCCCTCGACCTTTGTTGTTCATGAACTATAATGTGAGATTTAGAATTTCGGAACTCCTTTAAGCTTGAATTTCCGAGACATAACAGCGGTGAATTTTATTCCGATCGACGGCATGGCAGATCCGAGCGCACCAACCCCTCGGCTCGGCAGTACGTATAACGTTACCTTGTGAAGCTCGAGGAACCTGTATAGGGTAATTGTCTCATTTTGGAGTTCAACAAATGGGCAAAAATATAGTCAAGTTACGCGTGGCTAGGAACATCTCAGCGATGGTTGAAACTCTAAACTTTTAGAATCTTGAcaaatcttttttcttcaaaAGTAGAGGTCATCAGTCACGTAGAAAATGCTCGCGACTCAAATTGTTTGTGTAACGGGGAGCAGCTTCATCGTGACCCAATAGACAAAGTTGACCGTTGCCAATAGTCTTCTTTAGCCTCTGACCCCAGATTAGAGCAGTTCATCAAGCTAGAGACTCCTACTGCACATTGAGCAATAAACGATACGATCGATAGTCTGCATTAGGAACCTTTGTTGGGTCGTATAGTCTAGGTTTGGTGTTGGTCCTGCAGTTTACGGACTACCCCTGAAGCCTTGCAGGGCAGGCTTGATAATTCGCAGCGCTAGTACCTGAAAATAGCGCCAAGTTCAAAATTAACCGCTAAACAATACGAACTCCGCAGCGTCTCCATGTCTGGACATGTCCAATCAGCGTCTACGCCATCTCGTCTACCCCAGACCCAGTATTCAACTCGTGATCTTCGGCAAGGGGAACACTGGAGGCTAAAAAGCTTAGCTCAGTTGAATCGTTCGTCAAGCCAATTGACTTTGCGAGATTCGGATCAAACAAACGGTGGAGTCCGGATCGGGAGGAGGTTCCAGGGGAAAAGAGGCGTTCTAGATTTGCATTAGTAACCAATAATATAGGGAGACAAATCTCGGGTAGTCAAGCCACCGTTCAGCCATACGAATGTGCTTCTTTAATTAGGGCCAATGGTTCATTACCAAGCTTTACCGCGCGGTTTGTCTTGCCGAGATGATGGAATAACCCAATCAATTGAGTCTGAGCTCCGAGGCCCCTGATCACGTCAAATGTTGTTGACAACTCCGAATGGACTTCAGGGGAGTCTGTGCTGGTGTAAACTATGGCTGTCACTATGAGGCGCCAAGCGAAATTACAACACCATCTCCAAAGATCACGCCTTGTTGTTGGATCTCAACAGAAGCTAGTTGTGTTAGTTGTCATATCGTTCATACTAGTAATCATGAGGACATAAAAGAAACATATTTCCTCCTCCAAATCGTCGGTTCTTCACTCTCAGTCATCCAGTCACTCCTTCACACTCTTTACTCAACTCTTCAAGAGACAGTCACTcctttactttctttttaaacACTCTCATCTAAATCAGTCAACATGAAGCTGTCCGCTGTCACCCTTCTCACTCTTGCCACCGGCATCATTGCCGCTCCCGTCGCTGAGGCCAGCAAGGAGGTCCGTTCCTACGGCAGCTACGAGCCTCCCAAGTCCACCTACGAGCAGCCCAAGGCTCCCAAGGAGGACAAGCCTAAGAAGCCTGAGTACAACCAGCCCAAGGCCCCCAAGCCTCACCAcgagaagcccaagaagcctCACCACGACAAGCCTAAGCACTACGCTCCTCCTCACCACGAGAAGCCCAAGGCTCCTAAGCCCCACCAcgagaagcccaagaagcccgAGACTCCCAAGAAGCCTTCTTACGAGGCTCCCAAGGCTCCCAAGCCCCACCATGAGAAGCCCAAGGCACCTAAGCCTCATCAcgagaagcccaagaagcctTCTTATGAGGCTCCCAAGGCTCCCAAGCCTCATCACGAGAAGCCTAAGAAGCCCGAGACTCCTAAGAAGCCTTCCTATGAGGCTCCCAAGGCTCCCAAACCCCACCACGAGAAGCCCAAGGTTCCCAAGCCTCACCACGAGACTCCCAAGAAGCCCGAGTACAACCAGCCTAAGGCTCCTAAGCCTCATCAcgagaagcccaagaagcccgAGACTCCCAAGACTCCCTCTTATGAGCAACCCAAGGCTCCCAAGCCCCACCAcgagaagcccaagaagcctgAGACTCCCAAGAAGCCTGAGTACAACCACCCTAAGGCCCCTAAGCCTCACCATGAGActcccaagcccaagcaGGAGCAGCCCAAGAAGCCTTCCTACGAGGCTCCCAAGCAGCCTGCTTACGAGGCCCCCAGCTACTAGATTCTCTAGACAGTGTTAAGTAGTGCAACTCAGTGTTGTCTTCAACCTTTGTCTCTATGAGAGTCTGAAGTAATGGACCGAGTGTGAATGGAATGCCTCATGTTTGGATGTttgactttttcttcttgtaCTTAGTTGTCTTACCTTTATAATCACTGCAGTCAAATGAACAAGAAGGAATTCCATATTAATCTGATACTTTACCCGTAATCATGTGACTCGTTTTATGCCTCATAAATagcctgatgatatcacttGCAGGATGAAATGATCATGCCTGTTTTCAGTTTAGTCAAGATGTGAGACGCTGCTGACTAACTACAATTCTAGGCAGACATTGTCAGCCCATCTGAGGCTTTTCTTCCCAGCTTCATCAACATTGTACAGAAGTTGTAAATATGGCTATATGCTCACTCTGTTCTCCTGCCTTGTCAAGTCCTTCAAGGCTTCCACGTCTCCCCGACTCATGGAAAACTGCCTGCGCCTTCCTTGAGTCCAGCTCCACGCCGTATTTCATCGGGAAGAAGGACAGCGATACCCCGCCTGAAGAGATCGGCCTACCTCATCATGTTGGTATAGACGCGCTCACCGAGTCAGCAAAAGAATGTCCGCTATGTAAGCTCATTCTGGAAAGAGTCGGCAAGTTCATTGAAGGTATGAAAAAGGTGGAACAGGATCCACACTACCGATATTTTGTGATCGAACGTCAAAATCATGGAGTACCTGAGAAATGGTCGTTCAAGCTTGTCCAGAGACTTGACGACGCTGATGGATTTGCGGTTCTTGCTGATAGCAAAAACAGGAGGTATATGTATCTGATGGATGTATTTGGCTTCTGTGTTGACCCAGCGGATTCACTGTATGCTACCATGACACGAGGTATTAGTGAGGCAGACAGCTCCttgaagaaaggaaagatcCGAGGATCCAAGGTCGGGTCTGATGCTGGATCGAAAGACACATTGAGTGTGGTCACAGGCTGGGTACACGATTGCTTACAGAGCCACGATTGTTGTCAGCCGGCTAAAACTCGTCTTCCTTCCCGTATTCTGGACCTTGAAGCATTGGACGACCCGAACAAGATTCGCCTACTGCAAACAACAAGTGAAGAAGAATATGGCTCTTACGTAACGCTTAGTTACTGCTGGGGATCTGATCCTACTTTCCACGTGCGAACTACTCACTCGACAATGTCTAGTCACCTAAACAGCATCGAAGTGGATAATCTTCCGCAAACGTATAAGGATGCGATCAAGATCACTCGCCATCTCGGAATTCGGTTTCTGTGGATCGATTCGCTGTGTATCTGCCAGGACGACGTCGAAGATTGGGCAAGGGAGTCTGCTGCTATGCAGCAAGTCTATGCTGGAGCGTACTTATCCATTGCCGCCGACAATGCTTCTGGATCCGAGCAGGGTTTCTTGAAAAGACAAGAACGAACACATGTGCCAGCTATCATCAATACATCAACTCAAAATGGCGATTCATCAAAGTCAATCGAGGTGGCTGGATATATCTTTCAAGTGCCTCCTAATAACGCATATCATGCCCGAGCATGGATGGTATTTAACAAGGAACCTCTCACTAAACGCGGATGGGCCATGCAAGAGCGACTTCTTCCTATAAGAGCGCTTCACTTTGGCAACGACCAGATGTTCTTCGAGTGCAATTGTCACCTATTGTCAGAAGATGGCGTTGAGGTCAAGGGTCGTTGGAACTCACTCTACCCTCTCAAAGAGAAAGGATTCAAAGATCCCGCGCGCAAGTCAAGAGTGAGTGCCGCGCATCAGCTGTGGTACCTGATCCTGGAAGACTTCTTCCATAGAATGGTTACTGTGAAGAGTGATCGTCTACCTGCGATTTCCGGTTTGGCGACCATGTTCCAGAGCAGGCTTACCGAGGAGATGGTGTCAAGAGCTGGCTCTGGTAATGTTCAGTATGTTGCGGGTCTATGGAGCAATGCCTTGATCGAAGGTCTTGAATGGACTGCTCTtggcaaggacaaggacggTATAACCCTGCCTGACAAGAAACCATTGCCAGGCGCAGAGAACTATATCGCACCTACCTGGAGTCCTGCCTCCTTCGACGATGTGTCTGCTCATGGTATGACCATGCCTGACTGGGTCGATGTCGCGACCGTCACAGATTTTAGCGTGACACCAAagaccatccacaacccatTCGGCGAACTCATTGATGGTTGGATCCGCATCCGAGGTCCAATGATCAAGCTATCGCTCAGCGACTTACCGGACGAGGACCAGGAGAAGCTGGGAACATGGCGACGCAACATGAGACTCTGCACGCCACGGGGTGATGCATATGGTTCATACTCTTCTTTTGACACTTTTCGGGGACAGAACGAGGAAACACGAGCTTGGATAAAAGATAACGAGATATTTGCGTTGGTCCTATCGGTAAagaaagatgaagaaggcgagaCGAATGTACGACTTACATATCATACACTGATGGTTATGCCTGTGAGTCAGGACAAGCAGGTTGTGCCTGGCAGGAATGAGTTTATAAGGGTCGGGACGGTCTTCTTGAGCGATGATGAGCTTGGAGATGACAAAGAGTCAGTGGAGGATGTTTCAAAGTTCGTGGAGATAGTCTTGGTTTAATTGACTAGACGATTTCTTGAGCCTAGCAGGCCTTGGGCGATAAGAGTCCACGAGATGAAATCAATAGACTGTTTTATGCTACTTACAGTATACTTAGACCACTTTACTGGTAAGCTGAAGCTAAAAGGCGTCGCCCAATAAATAGTCTAGGCCGCTCGTCTCATGTCTTCTTTGGCTACGGCACTTCATGAAAAACGCTGATGCCGCCACCGCCCATGGAAATATGCCAGGTTATCTTTCCCTTCCATGGGAACCATGTCCACCCATCCGCTTCAACTTTATGCGTACCCACTTGAATATCCAAAATAACCATGCGGCTGTATATCTGTACTCGTTTCAGGGACATACCATAGCTAGCCGTGGTGTCGATTGGCTCAGCCAAACAATCCAACCGCACTTGGCCAACAGTACGCACACGACCATCCATATAGGAAAGAACAAAGCCCATGATTTGCACTGGCCCGTACGTTTCCTTGATCCAACAAGGAGTAATAGTTGATAAGCCAGTCAGTCGTTCTGAGAAATATAATACGCAAACTCCTATCCGACGCCATCTGTCGACGACCATGTCATGTGGAGTAACCGTCTCCTCAGGTGCTACCGTCGCCCCAACTAATGGCTTCTCGCCATGAAAGGCTAGTTGGTTGATACATCGCTGTGACTCATCAAAGTAGATAGTTGATGGTTTTCCAACAGGTAGATTAATGAGGTGATCCCAGTCCGCTGCTTGTCGCGTCTCCTGTGTGCCGATAGACCAGATTCGCCCGTTGCTGGTCCGCATCTGTTCAAGGTTAGCGAAACgaaataataactataaagccAGACCATGACTCACTACAATGTCGCTGTGTCGGGAATGCTTTTGCCATCTCCAGATCTCTGTGATTTGTTCGCCCTCATCAAGGACAAAGTGGAACCACTGAGGTTGAAAAACACGGCAATTACCACAGAAACCATAGATACCATAGTCTTGATAGTTTATCTCTGGTGAATCCGGATAATGGGCGAACAAGGTCAGACAAGAATCTTGCCAGGCGGCGCTTAGAGATTTCATCCCAACATCGTTCAAAATAAGAGAGCGCATTCTCTTAACCATTGGCAACCCTTTGGCACCTCTGTTAAGTCGTACAACTCTCGGAAAAAAATGAGGGTTCAAAGGTCTCTGCCAGTACGTTTTTGCAGGCATTGATCCCTGGCGATACAAAGCGCGTAGTTTGATACCCTGTGAATGTATTAGTTACGTGATAAATATAGAAAAGATGACATCTAAACTTGAGGGAATGACTTCACGTCATGGTCCGAATAGTATAAAGTGACCGGCCAAGTTCGTCTCTCTTACCTCGCGCGGCCATGTTTCTTATACCATCAGGGGCAGTATTCTCACTTACGTCTGATATAACCTCTATGTCTGGGTGGTCAGAATTAAAGCTGATGGTCTCCCACCACAAATCCGTCTCTCCCGCAGGCCTGAGTATTCCCTGGTACTGGGAAAGTGCATACACCATTTTTCTGATGCCCAGATGGTCATGTGCAACATATAGTAAGCTGCTCTCCTCAACCGCTGGTTTAATCAAGATTGAAAAGGTGCCGTCGATGGGCTCATTAGAGATACGACTGATGTAGTAGTTTCCTTGGAAGGAAACAAAGCTAGCCCAAATTGGATATTCTTGAT is part of the Fusarium poae strain DAOMC 252244 chromosome 4, whole genome shotgun sequence genome and encodes:
- a CDS encoding hypothetical protein (SECRETED:SignalP(1-23)), coding for MKLSAVTLLTLATGIIAAPVAEASKEVRSYGSYEPPKSTYEQPKAPKEDKPKKPEYNQPKAPKPHHEKPKKPHHDKPKHYAPPHHEKPKAPKPHHEKPKKPETPKKPSYEAPKAPKPHHEKPKAPKPHHEKPKKPSYEAPKAPKPHHEKPKKPETPKKPSYEAPKAPKPHHEKPKVPKPHHETPKKPEYNQPKAPKPHHEKPKKPETPKTPSYEQPKAPKPHHEKPKKPETPKKPEYNHPKAPKPHHETPKPKQEQPKKPSYEAPKQPAYEAPSY